One region of Bosea sp. 29B genomic DNA includes:
- the hutC gene encoding histidine utilization repressor — translation MTELTQVTQPLYGQIKTAIEKRIRAAEWPADFQVPREEDLAAEFGASALTVRRALRELQTEGMLVRVQGRGTFVVGPRMQCAIFELSDVSEEISASGGVHTSEVMSLCALALDSPFVGLLALPAGSTVFHSRLLHKEDGTPVQIEDRFVNAAEAPTYLEQDFTRITPHAYLLRMTEVTFVDNTIRAIRPDDESREALQIDANQPCLLLDRRTWRGDVPVTRSRFLYPGDRYRLRSAHEATSAQPVLSAPGSTGQFPRRIR, via the coding sequence ATGACCGAGCTGACCCAGGTCACCCAGCCGCTCTACGGGCAAATCAAGACCGCGATCGAAAAGCGGATCCGTGCCGCGGAATGGCCGGCGGACTTCCAGGTCCCGCGCGAGGAGGATCTCGCGGCCGAGTTCGGCGCCTCGGCCCTGACTGTGCGCCGGGCCCTCAGGGAGTTGCAGACCGAGGGCATGCTGGTGCGCGTCCAGGGCCGCGGCACCTTCGTCGTCGGCCCGCGGATGCAATGCGCGATCTTCGAGCTTTCCGACGTCTCGGAGGAGATTTCGGCGAGCGGCGGCGTCCATACCAGCGAAGTGATGTCGCTCTGCGCGCTGGCCCTGGACAGCCCCTTCGTCGGCTTGCTGGCTCTGCCGGCGGGTAGCACCGTGTTCCACTCGCGCCTGCTGCACAAGGAGGACGGCACGCCGGTCCAGATCGAGGACCGCTTCGTCAACGCCGCTGAAGCCCCTACCTATCTCGAGCAGGACTTCACCCGGATCACGCCGCACGCCTATCTGCTGCGCATGACCGAGGTCACCTTTGTCGACAACACGATCCGCGCCATCCGGCCCGACGACGAAAGCCGCGAGGCCCTCCAGATCGATGCCAACCAACCTTGCCTGCTGCTCGACCGCCGGACCTGGCGCGGTGACGTGCCGGTGACGCGCAGCCGCTTCCTCTATCCGGGGGATCGCTACCGCCTGCGCAGCGCCCATGAGGCGACATCGGCCCAGCCGGTCCTGTCGGCACCGGGCAGCACCGGACAGTTCCCAAGACGGATCCGCTAG
- a CDS encoding IclR family transcriptional regulator, protein MENPVAQASEARGATVGAVEHAIAVLRCLSGSPEPLGINEIARRIGLHKSSISRLVATLVAARLVERDAASARIKLGPGLVLLAAPVLAELHIKDLVRPALEELAARSGETASFNMWDGSDAVTIEQVPGPGAVRIFSEPGRRDPGHCTACGKILLAHEPQEAIEAYCAGALERFNARTITDPAGLRQELTTSRQRGYALNVGELDGEISAIAAVTHDARGKVVGSITVTVPSYRFTPERQEELIAMVVETARRVSRSQG, encoded by the coding sequence ATGGAAAATCCCGTTGCGCAAGCGAGCGAGGCGCGGGGCGCCACCGTCGGTGCGGTAGAGCACGCAATCGCCGTCCTGCGCTGCCTGTCGGGATCGCCGGAGCCGCTGGGGATCAACGAGATCGCGCGGCGGATCGGGCTGCACAAAAGCTCGATCTCGCGGCTGGTTGCGACCCTTGTCGCGGCGCGGCTAGTCGAGCGCGATGCCGCCTCGGCGCGAATCAAGCTCGGGCCCGGTCTCGTCCTGCTCGCTGCGCCGGTGCTGGCCGAGCTGCACATCAAGGACCTGGTCCGGCCGGCCCTGGAAGAGCTGGCGGCGCGATCAGGCGAGACCGCCAGCTTCAACATGTGGGACGGCAGCGATGCCGTGACGATCGAGCAGGTCCCCGGTCCCGGCGCGGTCCGTATCTTCTCAGAGCCTGGCCGGCGCGATCCCGGCCATTGCACCGCCTGCGGCAAGATCCTGCTCGCCCATGAGCCGCAGGAGGCGATCGAGGCCTATTGCGCCGGCGCGCTGGAGCGCTTCAACGCGCGGACGATCACCGATCCCGCGGGGCTGCGGCAGGAACTGACGACGTCCCGCCAGCGCGGCTATGCGCTCAATGTCGGCGAGCTCGACGGCGAGATCAGCGCGATCGCTGCCGTGACCCATGATGCGCGTGGCAAGGTCGTCGGCAGCATCACCGTGACCGTGCCGAGCTACCGCTTCACGCCGGAACGGCAGGAGGAATTGATCGCCATGGTGGTTGAAACCGCGCGCCGGGTTTCGCGGAGCCAAGGTTAG
- a CDS encoding ABC transporter substrate-binding protein has protein sequence MHKLGILTASLAAMLGFGGLMTVEAQAQAPALKKITFLTNYVYNGRHAPFFVGRDKGFYKEAGFDIDIAPATGSGFVIAAVDGGKADYGMAEIGPVVQAIAKGAKLKAFMVYTDVTTSGLASLTPFKTPDSIIGKRIAASQTDSARVVLPIIFDEKKLDASKLDWQAADPGVYFSLLLSNRADLFTASSDGDMPALTKVATAQGKTVEFSSFVDWGYDVFGYVLVAGTPTLEKNLDEARRFAAATRKAVEYAIKNPEETAEIMVKANPAMNRDTVLTQWTGAIKSIQTPYTAEHGYGAAEDKRIQRTIDLVKKALKLDAALTPDDLFAIKGK, from the coding sequence ATGCACAAGCTCGGAATTCTGACAGCATCCCTTGCTGCCATGCTCGGCTTCGGTGGCCTGATGACAGTCGAAGCGCAGGCCCAGGCACCGGCGCTGAAGAAGATCACCTTCCTCACCAACTACGTCTACAATGGCCGTCACGCTCCGTTCTTCGTCGGCCGCGACAAGGGCTTCTATAAGGAAGCTGGCTTCGACATCGACATCGCACCGGCGACCGGCAGCGGCTTCGTCATCGCCGCCGTCGACGGCGGCAAGGCCGATTACGGCATGGCCGAAATCGGGCCGGTCGTTCAGGCGATCGCCAAGGGCGCCAAGCTCAAGGCCTTCATGGTCTACACCGACGTCACCACCAGCGGCCTCGCCTCGCTGACGCCGTTCAAGACGCCGGACTCGATCATCGGCAAGCGGATCGCGGCATCGCAGACCGACAGCGCCCGCGTCGTGCTGCCGATCATCTTCGACGAGAAGAAGCTCGACGCCTCCAAGCTGGACTGGCAGGCAGCCGACCCCGGCGTCTATTTCTCGCTGCTCCTGAGCAACCGCGCCGACCTGTTCACCGCCAGCTCTGACGGCGACATGCCGGCCCTGACCAAGGTCGCGACCGCACAGGGCAAGACCGTCGAATTCTCCAGCTTCGTCGACTGGGGCTATGACGTCTTCGGCTATGTCCTCGTCGCCGGCACGCCGACCCTCGAGAAGAACCTCGACGAGGCCAGGCGCTTTGCTGCTGCAACGCGCAAGGCCGTCGAATACGCGATCAAGAACCCGGAAGAGACCGCCGAGATCATGGTCAAGGCCAACCCGGCCATGAACCGCGACACCGTGCTGACGCAGTGGACCGGCGCGATCAAGTCGATACAGACGCCCTACACAGCCGAGCATGGCTACGGCGCGGCCGAGGACAAGCGCATCCAGCGCACCATCGACCTGGTGAAGAAGGCGCTGAAGCTCGACGCGGCGCTGACGCCCGACGACCTCTTCGCGATCAAGGGCAAATAG
- a CDS encoding ABC transporter ATP-binding protein, whose protein sequence is MSTSLVIDNLSKTFGSTLAIDRASFSVPENSFVSIVGPSGCGKSTLLRIAAGLVRASSGRIKLRGQEVTGPIRDVGMVFQSPVLLPWRTTLGNILFVAEMGGLRAADYEGRARELMALAGLSGFEDSRPFELSGGMQQRAAICRAMLLKPSLILMDEPFGALDVITRERMGFALQTLWEESRNTVLFVTHSITEAVLLSDIVVVMSPRPGRIHDIVEIDLPRSRTTATLRDPRFVAFAARVREGIEAGETEY, encoded by the coding sequence ATGTCCACCTCCCTCGTCATCGACAATCTGTCGAAGACCTTCGGCTCGACCCTGGCGATCGACCGGGCCTCCTTCTCGGTCCCCGAGAACAGCTTCGTCTCGATCGTCGGCCCCAGCGGCTGCGGCAAGTCCACCTTGCTGCGCATCGCCGCCGGGCTGGTGCGCGCCAGCAGCGGACGCATCAAGCTGCGCGGGCAGGAGGTCACCGGCCCGATCCGTGATGTCGGCATGGTCTTCCAGTCGCCGGTGCTGCTGCCCTGGCGCACCACCCTTGGCAACATCCTGTTCGTCGCCGAAATGGGCGGGCTGCGCGCTGCCGACTATGAGGGCCGCGCCCGCGAACTGATGGCGCTCGCCGGCCTCTCCGGCTTCGAGGACAGCCGCCCCTTCGAATTGTCCGGCGGCATGCAGCAGCGCGCCGCGATCTGCCGGGCGATGCTGCTCAAGCCCTCGCTGATCCTGATGGACGAGCCCTTCGGCGCGCTCGACGTCATCACCCGCGAGCGCATGGGCTTCGCCCTGCAGACACTCTGGGAGGAGAGCCGAAACACCGTGCTCTTCGTCACCCACAGCATCACCGAGGCCGTCCTGCTCTCCGACATCGTCGTGGTGATGTCGCCGCGGCCGGGGCGGATCCACGACATCGTCGAGATCGACCTGCCGCGCTCGCGCACCACCGCGACCCTGCGCGATCCCCGCTTCGTCGCCTTCGCCGCCCGCGTGCGCGAGGGCATCGAAGCCGGCGAGACGGAGTACTGA
- a CDS encoding ABC transporter permease, translated as MAETSLVARLRPLLFLAVLLLAWEIGAPLLGIPGYVLPLPSAIAARFAETASIQLHGLAMTGMTTLVGLVLALVFGVLLALLVIYVPMLRSIVMPLLAAFNSIPKIAVAPLFVIWFGLGVESKIILAFLLALFPIFVNSLTGLGEIEADVIDLSTLAGGTRWRIFTKVRLMNAVPYITDALKVAFPLALVGSIVGEFIGGNDGIGHLILFGQFNMDTPLVFAALVSITAFTTLGIGAVSLFERMALTWRPSQRRR; from the coding sequence ATGGCCGAGACCTCCCTTGTCGCGCGCCTGCGCCCGCTCCTGTTCCTGGCCGTCCTGCTGCTGGCCTGGGAGATCGGCGCGCCGCTGCTGGGCATCCCCGGCTACGTGCTGCCGCTGCCTTCCGCGATCGCCGCCCGCTTCGCCGAGACCGCCTCGATCCAGCTGCACGGACTGGCGATGACCGGCATGACCACGCTGGTCGGCCTCGTTCTGGCGCTGGTCTTCGGCGTCCTGCTCGCGCTGCTCGTCATCTATGTGCCGATGCTGCGCTCGATCGTGATGCCGCTGCTCGCCGCCTTCAACTCGATCCCGAAGATCGCGGTGGCGCCGCTGTTCGTGATCTGGTTCGGCCTCGGCGTCGAATCCAAGATCATCCTCGCCTTTCTGCTGGCGCTGTTCCCGATCTTCGTGAACTCGCTGACCGGGCTCGGCGAGATCGAGGCCGATGTCATCGACCTCTCGACGCTGGCCGGCGGCACGCGCTGGCGCATCTTCACCAAGGTGCGCCTGATGAACGCCGTCCCCTACATCACCGACGCGCTCAAGGTCGCCTTCCCGCTGGCGCTGGTCGGCTCGATCGTCGGCGAGTTCATCGGCGGCAACGACGGCATCGGCCATCTCATCCTGTTCGGTCAGTTCAACATGGATACCCCGCTCGTCTTCGCGGCGCTGGTCTCGATCACTGCTTTCACCACGCTCGGCATCGGGGCGGTCTCGCTGTTCGAGCGCATGGCCCTGACCTGGCGCCCATCGCAACGCCGGCGCTGA
- a CDS encoding UbiD family decarboxylase, whose product MRNYIARLKERGDLLVVDREVDPFHELAAVTHAAQKRWGKPILFNKVKGTRFPVVTNVYGSRERLAEIIGIDAADFCRQWSNLANLGSSAGGPAFVQSQDDELIECKLSELPLITYSDRDAAPYFTSAMFIAKDPETGVGNLSYHRSMFVSDEELRCRLAPRHHLTIYHEKAEKMGKPLEAAMLIGAPSTSFLTAAAPLPYDVDELEVAARLKGSPIAMRKCKHIDLEVPADTEIVIEGRFLPNERRPEGPFGEFMGYYVPEGPNAVFEVLGVTVRKDAVFHSILCGSAEEVLTLELSVSANIYQRLSAALPGILDVTCQPFVNHAIVKMDTQFEGHARQVMLATIGAEPIWAKIITVVDPDVNIYDMDDVMWATLTRCRPDKDMLIIPETPSFYRDEQKDHWGRLLIDATKPFHRKPEFERKKIRLADQIVLSDWFDNA is encoded by the coding sequence ATGAGAAACTATATCGCGCGCCTGAAGGAAAGAGGCGATCTGCTGGTCGTCGACAGAGAGGTCGATCCCTTCCACGAGCTCGCCGCCGTGACCCATGCCGCGCAGAAGCGCTGGGGCAAGCCGATCCTGTTCAACAAGGTCAAGGGCACCCGCTTCCCGGTCGTCACCAATGTCTATGGCTCGCGCGAGCGGCTGGCCGAGATCATCGGCATCGACGCCGCCGATTTCTGCCGGCAATGGAGCAATCTCGCCAATCTCGGCAGCAGCGCCGGCGGCCCCGCCTTCGTGCAGTCGCAGGATGACGAGCTGATCGAGTGCAAGCTCTCCGAGCTGCCGCTGATCACCTATTCCGACCGCGACGCAGCGCCCTATTTTACCTCGGCGATGTTCATCGCCAAGGACCCCGAGACCGGCGTCGGCAACCTGTCCTATCACCGCTCGATGTTCGTCAGCGACGAGGAGCTGCGCTGCCGGCTGGCACCGCGCCACCACCTGACGATCTATCACGAGAAGGCCGAGAAGATGGGCAAGCCGCTCGAGGCGGCCATGCTGATCGGCGCGCCCTCGACCTCGTTCCTGACCGCCGCCGCCCCGCTGCCCTATGATGTCGACGAGCTCGAAGTCGCGGCCCGCCTCAAGGGCAGCCCGATCGCGATGCGCAAGTGCAAGCATATCGACCTCGAAGTGCCGGCCGATACCGAGATCGTCATCGAGGGCCGCTTCCTGCCGAACGAGCGCCGGCCCGAGGGACCGTTCGGCGAGTTCATGGGCTATTACGTCCCGGAAGGCCCCAACGCGGTCTTCGAGGTGCTGGGCGTCACCGTCCGCAAGGACGCCGTCTTCCACTCGATCCTGTGCGGCTCGGCCGAAGAGGTGCTGACGCTGGAGCTCTCTGTCTCCGCCAATATCTACCAGCGCCTCAGCGCCGCCCTGCCGGGGATCCTCGACGTCACCTGCCAGCCCTTCGTCAACCACGCGATCGTCAAGATGGACACGCAGTTCGAGGGCCATGCCCGCCAGGTCATGCTGGCGACGATCGGCGCCGAGCCGATCTGGGCCAAGATCATCACCGTCGTCGACCCCGACGTGAACATCTACGACATGGACGACGTGATGTGGGCGACGCTGACGCGCTGCCGGCCCGACAAGGACATGCTGATCATCCCGGAGACGCCGTCCTTCTATCGCGACGAGCAGAAGGACCATTGGGGCCGCCTGCTGATCGACGCGACCAAGCCGTTCCACCGCAAGCCGGAATTCGAGCGCAAGAAGATCCGCCTCGCCGACCAGATCGTCCTCTCCGACTGGTTCGACAACGCCTGA
- a CDS encoding UbiX family flavin prenyltransferase, with product MSDRDTPLRIIVGISGASGAVYGVRALELLAAAGVETHLVVTRSAHLTLSQELGMSPAALAEKASVVHNIQDIGATISSGSFRTLGMLIAPCSVRTMSEIATGVTSTLISRAADVVLKERRKLVLMVRETPLHLGHLRTMTSLAEMGAIIMPPVPAFYALPETIADMVDHSVGRALDPFGVDCGAVRRWAGMAAARKTASEA from the coding sequence ATGAGCGATCGCGACACGCCTTTACGCATCATCGTCGGCATCAGCGGCGCCTCCGGCGCCGTCTACGGCGTGCGGGCGCTCGAACTGCTGGCGGCGGCGGGCGTCGAGACCCATCTCGTCGTCACCCGCTCGGCGCATCTGACTTTGTCGCAGGAGCTCGGCATGAGCCCTGCGGCGCTGGCCGAGAAGGCGAGCGTCGTCCACAACATCCAGGACATCGGCGCGACCATCTCCAGCGGCTCGTTTCGCACGCTCGGCATGTTGATCGCCCCCTGCTCGGTGCGCACCATGTCGGAGATCGCGACCGGCGTGACCTCGACCCTGATCAGCCGGGCGGCCGACGTCGTGCTCAAGGAGCGCCGCAAGCTGGTGCTGATGGTCAGGGAGACTCCGCTGCATCTCGGCCATCTCAGGACGATGACCAGCCTTGCCGAGATGGGCGCGATCATCATGCCGCCGGTGCCGGCCTTCTACGCCCTGCCGGAGACGATCGCCGACATGGTCGACCACAGCGTCGGGCGCGCGCTCGACCCGTTCGGCGTCGATTGCGGCGCGGTCCGCCGCTGGGCCGGCATGGCGGCTGCCCGCAAGACCGCTTCCGAAGCCTGA
- a CDS encoding aspartate/glutamate racemase family protein has translation MTPSAPHPRRRPVHGAMIGVIVLDTGFDRLPGDVANTGTWDFPVQFRVVRGVTPKDVIEGDPQQALGPFRDAIDDLVAIGAAGITTSCGFLAAVHPELRRHSPVPIATSSLMQIPLALNLLPEDRTVGVIVSDRKALQDRHFRNVGAPTGLPLGELPEDGVIRSHMRENRPLANHEAQEREVLAVVERMLAETPAIGAIVSECANLPPHSAAIQRAFSLPVFDIVTLVDWLHAAIRPRDYGIPRLRR, from the coding sequence ATGACACCATCCGCGCCTCACCCCAGACGCCGCCCGGTGCATGGCGCGATGATCGGCGTCATCGTGCTCGACACCGGCTTCGACCGCTTGCCCGGCGACGTCGCCAACACCGGGACCTGGGACTTCCCGGTGCAGTTCCGCGTCGTGCGCGGCGTCACGCCGAAGGACGTGATCGAGGGCGACCCGCAGCAGGCGCTCGGGCCGTTCCGCGACGCCATAGACGATCTCGTCGCGATCGGCGCCGCCGGCATCACCACGAGTTGCGGCTTCCTCGCCGCGGTCCATCCGGAGCTGCGCCGCCATTCCCCGGTCCCGATCGCGACCTCCAGCCTGATGCAGATCCCGCTCGCGCTCAACCTGCTGCCCGAGGATCGGACAGTCGGCGTGATCGTCTCCGACCGCAAGGCGCTGCAGGACCGGCATTTCCGTAATGTCGGCGCCCCGACCGGCCTGCCGCTCGGCGAGTTGCCGGAGGACGGCGTCATCCGCTCGCATATGCGCGAGAACCGGCCGCTCGCCAATCACGAAGCCCAGGAGCGCGAGGTGCTCGCGGTCGTAGAGCGCATGCTGGCTGAGACCCCGGCGATCGGCGCCATCGTCAGCGAATGCGCCAACCTGCCGCCGCATTCGGCCGCGATCCAGCGCGCATTCAGCCTGCCGGTCTTCGACATCGTCACTCTGGTCGACTGGCTCCATGCCGCGATCCGGCCGCGGGATTACGGCATTCCGAGGCTGCGCAGATGA
- a CDS encoding FAD-dependent oxidoreductase yields MTYDLVVVGGGLIGAAIAWGASRAGASVALLDEGDVAYRASRGNFGLIWLQGKGVGKPAYMHWSLRAGRLWKDLAGELHAATGLDTGWRQTGGLHFCFSEAELDKRRDVLARSHADGGEITMQFLDRTALRDLVPGIGPEVVGASFSPEDSHVSPLYLLRALQQALQDRGGSYRPGTTVTEIRPETGGFTVATPAGAVHGRRIVLAAGLGSARLAPQLGLSMPVEPERGQIVVTERVRACFPYAANCLRQTAEGSFLFGSSHEEVGFDDGTQVATAADLCATALRVLPGLETAGVVRFWGSLRVMTPDGLPIYEESHRYPGAFAATCHSGVTLASVHAFDIGPTVAAGALPAAVASFGSGRFDVQAH; encoded by the coding sequence ATGACCTACGACCTCGTCGTGGTCGGCGGCGGCCTGATCGGCGCCGCGATCGCCTGGGGCGCGAGCCGCGCCGGCGCCAGCGTCGCCCTCCTCGACGAAGGCGATGTCGCGTACCGGGCCTCGCGCGGCAATTTCGGCCTGATCTGGCTGCAGGGCAAAGGCGTCGGCAAGCCGGCCTATATGCACTGGTCGCTGCGGGCCGGCCGCTTGTGGAAAGACCTCGCAGGAGAACTCCATGCCGCCACCGGCCTCGATACCGGCTGGCGGCAAACGGGCGGCCTGCACTTCTGCTTCTCCGAAGCCGAGCTCGACAAGCGCCGCGACGTCCTCGCCCGCAGCCATGCCGATGGCGGCGAGATCACGATGCAGTTCCTCGACCGGACGGCGCTGCGCGATCTCGTGCCCGGGATCGGTCCCGAGGTCGTGGGGGCCTCCTTCTCACCGGAGGATTCGCATGTCAGCCCGCTCTATCTGCTGCGCGCCTTGCAGCAGGCCTTGCAGGATCGCGGCGGCAGCTATCGGCCTGGCACCACCGTCACCGAGATCCGCCCAGAAACCGGTGGCTTTACCGTCGCGACGCCCGCTGGCGCGGTCCATGGCCGCCGCATCGTCCTCGCCGCCGGCCTCGGTTCCGCCCGGCTCGCGCCGCAGCTCGGCCTGTCCATGCCGGTGGAACCCGAGCGCGGCCAGATCGTGGTGACGGAGCGCGTGCGCGCCTGCTTCCCCTACGCCGCAAACTGCCTGCGCCAGACCGCCGAAGGCTCGTTCCTGTTCGGCAGCAGCCATGAGGAGGTCGGCTTCGACGACGGCACGCAGGTTGCGACCGCGGCTGACCTCTGCGCCACGGCGCTGCGCGTCCTGCCCGGGCTGGAGACGGCGGGGGTGGTGCGCTTCTGGGGCTCGCTGCGCGTCATGACGCCGGACGGGCTGCCGATCTATGAGGAATCCCACCGCTATCCCGGCGCCTTCGCCGCGACCTGCCATAGCGGGGTGACGCTCGCCAGCGTGCATGCCTTCGACATCGGCCCGACGGTCGCGGCCGGCGCCCTCCCCGCGGCGGTCGCCAGTTTCGGAAGCGGACGGTTCGATGTTCAGGCGCATTGA
- a CDS encoding (2Fe-2S)-binding protein produces MFRRIEPAAAVGGPSLSFEGREIAFHPGDSVAAALLAAGIGALRQSPVDASPRAPYCMMGVCFECLVKIDGRQNQQACLTPAQDGMVVRRQIGARQLP; encoded by the coding sequence ATGTTCAGGCGCATTGAGCCTGCCGCTGCCGTAGGCGGCCCCTCCCTGAGCTTCGAGGGGCGCGAAATCGCCTTTCACCCCGGCGACAGCGTGGCTGCCGCCCTGCTCGCCGCCGGCATCGGCGCACTTCGGCAGAGCCCGGTCGATGCCTCGCCGCGCGCGCCCTACTGCATGATGGGCGTCTGCTTCGAATGCCTGGTCAAGATCGATGGCCGCCAGAACCAGCAGGCCTGCCTGACACCGGCACAGGACGGCATGGTGGTGCGCCGTCAGATCGGCGCAAGGCAGTTGCCATGA
- a CDS encoding NAD(P)/FAD-dependent oxidoreductase, with translation MSQDWDAIVIGAGPAGMAAAATLAEGGARTLLLDEQAEPGGQIYRAIERNRGNARLSAILGPDYLHGAALTERLRASGTQLRFSSTVWRVEPGATVWSRTYGTVALDRARALVIATGAMERPVPLAGWTLPGVMTVGALQILLKSSGLVPSGRVVLAGTGPLFYLFARQCLDAGVEHLTLLDTARSGNIPAALPHLPRAFTGQGWRYLAKGAGLLAALTLGRVKLLRGVSEIAIEGEERATAIRFRVGKTPHRLACDLVGLHEGVIPQQQLPRSLGCAFDWNDAQSCFQPRRDARGASTQPGIFIAGDTGGIIGAQASRHEGEAAAHAILAELGRITPSERDARLRSVRHARNAHLSARPFLDRLYRPSPDLVAPPDPVTICRCEAVCAGSLRQAVERGALGPSQAKAFLRVGMGPCQGRLCGPSVTGLIARETNRSEAETGYYRVRDPIKPVTVGELAKASQQNASQCGG, from the coding sequence ATGAGCCAGGACTGGGATGCGATCGTGATCGGCGCCGGCCCTGCCGGCATGGCGGCAGCGGCGACCTTGGCCGAAGGCGGCGCGCGGACCCTGCTGCTCGACGAGCAGGCCGAGCCCGGCGGCCAAATCTACCGCGCCATCGAGCGCAACCGCGGCAATGCCAGGCTCTCGGCGATCCTCGGGCCCGACTATCTGCACGGCGCGGCGCTCACTGAGCGCCTGCGCGCCTCCGGCACCCAGCTACGCTTCTCCAGCACCGTCTGGCGGGTCGAGCCTGGCGCCACGGTCTGGTCGCGCACCTACGGCACGGTCGCGCTCGACCGGGCCAGAGCCCTGGTGATCGCGACAGGCGCGATGGAACGCCCGGTGCCGCTGGCGGGCTGGACCTTGCCGGGCGTGATGACGGTCGGCGCCCTGCAGATCCTGCTGAAATCGAGTGGCCTCGTCCCGAGTGGGCGAGTCGTCCTCGCCGGTACCGGGCCGCTCTTCTATCTCTTCGCGCGGCAATGCCTCGATGCCGGCGTCGAGCACCTGACCTTGCTCGACACCGCCCGATCCGGAAACATTCCCGCCGCGCTGCCGCATCTGCCGCGCGCTTTCACCGGCCAGGGCTGGCGCTATCTCGCCAAGGGCGCCGGCCTGCTCGCGGCCCTGACGCTCGGGCGGGTGAAACTCCTGCGCGGCGTCAGCGAGATCGCGATCGAGGGCGAAGAGCGCGCCACCGCGATCCGCTTCCGCGTCGGCAAGACCCCGCACCGGCTCGCCTGCGATCTGGTCGGCCTGCATGAGGGCGTGATCCCGCAGCAGCAGCTTCCGCGCTCGCTCGGCTGCGCCTTCGATTGGAACGACGCCCAATCCTGCTTCCAGCCGCGCCGCGATGCCCGGGGCGCCAGCACGCAGCCCGGCATCTTCATCGCCGGCGATACCGGCGGCATCATCGGGGCGCAAGCCAGCCGTCATGAGGGCGAAGCGGCTGCCCACGCCATCCTGGCGGAGCTCGGCCGAATTACCCCCTCCGAACGCGACGCCCGGCTGCGCAGCGTCCGACACGCGCGCAACGCTCATCTTTCGGCCCGGCCATTCCTCGACCGCCTGTACCGGCCGAGCCCGGATCTCGTCGCGCCGCCGGATCCGGTCACGATCTGTCGCTGCGAAGCGGTCTGCGCCGGCTCGCTGCGCCAGGCGGTGGAGCGCGGGGCGCTCGGCCCCAGCCAGGCGAAAGCCTTCCTGCGTGTCGGCATGGGCCCGTGCCAGGGACGGCTCTGCGGGCCGAGCGTGACCGGGCTGATCGCGCGAGAGACGAACCGGAGCGAGGCCGAAACCGGCTATTACCGCGTCCGCGACCCAATCAAGCCCGTCACCGTGGGTGAACTGGCAAAGGCCTCGCAACAGAATGCTTCGCAGTGTGGAGGCTGA
- a CDS encoding TIGR02444 family protein has product MSKLDLDGPLWRFALEFYALPSVAEACLTLQDEAGLDVIQLLTATYADLALRQPLSSEDVAELDRQTTEWRAATVLPLREIRRVLKPPRDGFPEERQLLREKVKAAELLAEQIQLAMTEQWLGRREPSPGLPMQEVLGLLLSKDGSQQGSERTIGIALSALATARDTVVRNRGVTGSPADR; this is encoded by the coding sequence ATGAGCAAGCTCGACCTCGACGGCCCGCTCTGGCGCTTCGCGCTGGAATTCTATGCGCTGCCCAGCGTCGCCGAAGCCTGCCTGACCTTGCAGGACGAAGCCGGGCTCGATGTGATCCAGTTGCTGACAGCGACTTATGCCGATCTTGCCCTGCGGCAGCCGCTCTCGTCAGAGGATGTCGCTGAGCTCGACCGGCAGACGACCGAATGGCGGGCAGCGACGGTCCTGCCGCTGCGCGAGATCCGCCGTGTCCTCAAACCGCCGAGGGATGGCTTTCCCGAGGAGCGGCAGCTCCTGCGGGAGAAGGTCAAGGCAGCCGAGCTTCTCGCTGAACAAATCCAGCTCGCCATGACCGAGCAATGGCTGGGCCGGCGTGAGCCGAGCCCCGGCCTGCCGATGCAGGAGGTGCTCGGCTTGCTGCTCAGCAAGGACGGCTCGCAGCAAGGGAGCGAACGCACGATCGGCATCGCCCTCTCCGCCCTGGCGACCGCGCGGGACACCGTCGTCCGCAACCGCGGCGTGACCGGGAGCCCCGCGGACCGCTAG